The nucleotide window TTCATCTATCATGAGCTGATTAAAAGGATCAATTTCTGCCTGTCGCTCAATATCATTGAACAGGAGAAACACAGAAACGTCCTGACCAACGAGTCGGAGGAATTTACGGAGACGCTTATCCGCGACGCGAAGGGGTCAAGAAACTATTACGTTCAGCAGGCCCAGAAATTCATCCATAACAATTTTTCTGCTGATATCACCCTCGAACAGGTGGCGAACACCGCATGCCTGTCGAAGTATCATTTTTCCCGTGTCTTCAAAGAAACGACCGGATTGACGTATCAGAGCTATCTCAATCGCGTACGAATAGAGCAGGCGAAAAAATTCCTCGATGACAACTCCCTGTCGATCACCGATGTGGGATATTGCGCCGGCTACGCCGATCTCACGCATTTTACGAGGATATTC belongs to Nitrospirota bacterium and includes:
- a CDS encoding DNA-binding response regulator; the protein is MPSNAPALGKNKRIFIVEDDPGMVRLHLAFLSGLFEVVIRLCGSDAIQYLRKNHPIDLAVIDMKLPDISGLEVLKEIKQKLPSVPAIIITGFGSEDVAVKAFRCGARDYVKKPFIYHELIKRINFCLSLNIIEQEKHRNVLTNESEEFTETLIRDAKGSRNYYVQQAQKFIHNNFSADITLEQVANTACLSKYHFSRVFKETTGLTYQSYLNRVRIEQAKKFLDDNSLSITDVGYCAGYADLTHFTRIFKKLVGSTPSQYRRQRTSQYSVPK